A segment of the Gossypium hirsutum isolate 1008001.06 chromosome D10, Gossypium_hirsutum_v2.1, whole genome shotgun sequence genome:
tttagggtttaaagtttaagagttgctattttaaggtttatggattatagGTTTAGGAATTACAGTTTATGGTTTAttgtttaagggttgggatttaaagtttaggggttaggggtttaggatTTCAGAGTTATATTTTAGGATTTATGGTTTAGGGgataagagtttagggtttagattaattagtattttttaatttatatattaaataatttcttatataattgtgaaagatataatattaattttaatatattaaaattatgattatagtttaaattatttaagagataatcaataaactttatatatattaaatggtttaggatttaaggtttatttgagatttgttaaatgaaaaaattttatacaatcaattaatgcttttatatttaaaattttttaatctaaaccatttgatatatttaaatattatattttaaataaataaataaataaataaaatcacttaattaataatttttcataaataaaataaaacatttttaacaaAGCAAAACGACgttatttctttcaaaaaaaaaaagcagtaACGGgcgtttttcccaaatttcattttacttgaaagaattcccgctgattttttcccaaattttcccCTAAAACCCCCAACTTTatcattcttcttctttcctctaGTACACGGGGCTTTGCACACGACGAACACCGTGAAACATCGACGGAGACGCTCCACCATTAAATCCATGTTTGGCAAACATCGAGCTTCGATAATTTTCAAATCAAGGTCGCCATGCAAAAATACAACAGGATCCGAAGCATCTTCCCCCATTGAATCAAAtcgagaaataaagaaaaattattcAAAGACGGtcaatgagaaaaatgaagatgATAAATAGCAATGTAAAAGGTAGGCAAGGTAGGTCACAGCAGcttgaaaataaaattgttttttgtttttagtaACTAAATAGTGTTCATATTGGTGTTGGCAATAACCGGAGAACAACAAAGTCACTACCGTGTAGGGACGTTGTTTTCGAAACATCAGAATCCCAGTTTGTTTTCTCCGACTAAAGCCAACGTCCATAACCGAAGGCTGTAACAGGGAGCGAAATTCCAGAAGTTTAcggttttgtttctttttggcTAATGTGGTTCTGTTTATCATTCTTTGCCTTTGCCGGCTACTCTCTCAATTCTTCTTTATCATTCTTGTTttgggttttcatttttttttctaaatgtcTGACAGATTCGATGCGCCATTTTTTTGAACTATTCTTTTTGCAGTGATTGGGTTTAATGTAGAGCCTCTACAATACAACAACATCAAGTTTCAAGTTTCAAGTACGGGAGCCATGAGTAGCTAGTTCTCTATTTCCTTACTTGGAGATTGTAGTTCTTAGAGGAAAGAAAGATTGAAAAAGCTGTTTGATATTTGTTCAATCTTGACAATTTTGATAAACTGGTTTTCTTATGTTGTTAGATTAGGCTCTGGCTTTTAAGGTGGGTCTCGTTTGTATTAATTTGTTATCTATTCCTCGTACAAAATTTAGTTTTTTGAATTGTCATCCATTGTCTTGTGTAGTAATACGGATAGGGATGGAACTTGTGAGAGTTTGTCTTGAAGAAAAGAATGATGATATTTCATCAGTTCCACTAGGTTTCGAGCCTCGTGCATTGTTTACCTTAAAGAGTGAGGCACATGATACTAAAAGACATGAGCATGATAATTTGATCTGATGTTCAGCCTCTACTAAAGCCATTCTAGTTGAAAAGGGAACTGGGTTGGCCAATGATGAAAGTTCAAAGATTACAAGGTCAATGTCTATGAGGCGTCGACCTTGGATAAACTATGGTCAATATGATAACAGTTCAGAAGATGAACCCGATCATGGAAAGCTCAATCAAGTTAGTTTCTTCTTTCCTTGTTAAGTTGTTTGTTTTATCATTGTATAGCTGCAGCAtcttaaatgcatgaaatgacTTAGAAGTCCCTTATAGTTAAGGTTTTTTTGGTAGGATAACTTCATGTTAATTTTGTATTGTAGAGTTGCGTAATTCAGTGACTATAAAGCAGATGGACTATGCTTTCTAGAATGTATAATTGATATGATGTTTTACTTTATTAACCATTGTCTTCAAATGTTACTTCTGAAAAATTTACATGAAGTTGAACAAGAGAATAGGACAAGCAAGCAAAGTTTCCGATAATGAAGTGGAACAAGTGTTGAAACAGGCAACTGCAAGATGGCGTCCAGAAGAGGCATGTCGGCCAGATATTGAGGATGTACCTGTGTTCTACCCAACAGACGAGGTACTTAATGTTGCTTACaatattttgagttgtttaattttcttaatttttcgtGCCATGCTTGTTACTTTTGCTTGTAAAATCTAGAGTTCTACTTTATAGAATTGAAGTATCTTAACTGGTTTCATTTTGTTTCTCCAGGAGTTTGAAGATACTTTGAAGTATATAGCCAGCATACGACCAAGAGCAGAACAATATGGAATCTGTCGCATTGTTCCTCCATCTTCTAAAATGAACAAAGAATGTGATACGATACTTGTTAATGAAGAATCCTACTTATGGCATCTTAGTGCTTATGAATTACAGTGTTTATAGTGATTAACACTTTTTTGCTCCACTGTTTTATCAGCATGCTGATCGGTTCAGCATCTGCACATCTGCTTGTTTACTTTGCCTGGTACAATTGTCAGTAGTGTTGAGTGGTTTTTAGTTTCTTCATATAGAGAGTTGGCAATATTAGATGAAAAAATAACTTAATCATAACATAAAATATGACACGACATTgaacaataacatgaatatgaCTCGATTACAAAATTCATAGTAATATAAAATACCTTAAACAAGATTATGACACAGATACAAAAATTTCCGGGTCTATATGTATAGAAAATTTTGCTTCAATTTGGGTCCGCgaagaaatgaaatatatgctttaaGTAGAGGTCGTGAAGTACATATATTCCTGTAACTTGCTTCAATTTAATGGAGAAGGAATTCAATATCTCTAGTATTATGTTtcctttgattttgtatttatctATGCAGCATACTTATAATCTTTGACATTGCTTTTTATAGCTCAACTGCCGGGAACAACTCAAGATCACTTGCAAATATTTAACATAGAGATGAAAGCAAAAATGAAGTCACATCAGATGCCTAAACAGGTCAAATTCatttgttttctcaaattttctttGTAATGGTTCTATTACATTCTGCCATTAGATTTTGGGCTCTCGACCTTTATTGTTTTTCCTTGATGGTAAACTTGATTGCATGAGCTTATCAAACCATCCTGGGTTCTTGTCCAGGTTGTATTTTGGAAAAGGATTTCCCCAAAAATGCTTGGCCTAGTCACACAAACTTCTATGTATCATTGGTCAATTGAAGGTAAGGTGTTATTTTACAAGTCCAGAAACTTTGTTTTATTCATTGTGGATTAATTCCTTTTGATGCTTGCATACATGTATGCACTCCTTtgtgttttattctatttttgttcTTAGATCTATTAAATCTAACTTAATTTTCACGCATTCTGTTGTGCAAGTAGATCATTCTTCTCTTATGTAGAAGCCATTCATTAGTATATTTCAAGGCTGCCAGATTCATTCCAGATAAAGTTTTCATGAAGCAAAAGAAATGGGCAGTTCTGAGAAGAAATTTGCTCGTAAACTCAGTGAGATCAACGTCGTTGATGAACAGGTATTTTGCCTCATTGAATCCCCATCTGGAAAAaagcttttgtttttttattcttttaaattttgttgttttaaaattGCAGGAACTTAGAGAAGCTTCAGCTAATATTGAACCAAAGCATCAAAACGACGTTGCAGATTTAATAAATAGTTACAAAAGTCTATACCCAAAATGGGTTTTTGATCTCAGGTAATTTAAAACTTATTTACTTAATGgtgtaattttgaatttcattggtaactttaatttgttagaatttgatcctcttaatttgcaaaaattggaaatttgatCATGTTTTTGGTGCATACATGCACTTGAACAGTTGGTTTTTGCTAATTTGTTTTGATCTCCGATAGTTTAAAACTCTTATTTACTTAATGGTGTAAGTCTGAATTTCATTGGAAACTTTAATTTGTTAGACTTTCATCctcttattttataaaaattgaaaatttcattggTAAATACATGAACTTGAAccattgatttttgttaatttgttgCATATAAATCGTTATAGAAATTGAAGATTTAGCCCTATTGCCGGCAAATATATGAACTATAAAtcgttaattttaatttatttactaacCTTGTGTTCGATTAGGTGAGGAAACCAAGTAGTTCATTTACAAGGCGTGGTTCAATGATATACACCAAGACCCCTTCAAGGGAATCCTTATCTGGAAATGCgagattataatatatatatacatttgtttCAATTTATTCTGTTGAGTTTACTTGAAAATTTGTGGAATTATGTATTActtgctttatttttttaatagcttATACTGTTAGTGAATTAGATAGATTTACTCCCTATTATACCTATATCTAAGTTGAAATTATATATGCCTTTGCAttccaaatatgaaaaattgGAAATTAGGCATAGCCTATTGAAATTGGTGTTTTGATATGAATGTGTTATGCTTTTGTTTGTGCAAATATGTATCGTACCATGGTAGGATATTCAACATTTGAGTTTGTGTTGAACAAATATGCAATGGAAGTGTTTTGCAGGATTATCAAAGGAATTCTCACCAATAAGGTTTGTTTTACATGATTCTTTTATGTGCAATTGTTTTTACTATcaaattcatgttcatattttagtttaatagcTTTTCATTTTTGAGATGGTTATAATGGGGGTTTTATTCTACCAATCAGTTGGTGGGtcttttttttgtcctttttcattttctgctTTTTTTTCTGGTTTTGTAATGGTGAATGCAGTATGGTTGATGGTTTTGCAGGGGAAGAAGTTCTATTAATGGGTATTTACAATTGAAGAGTGGTAAGGTTTGGAGCAAGTCATTTTACTAAGAGAGTAAGGgtttttattatgaatttatgaTATATTTGTTTAGGTTTGTTGAAAAGAGTTTTAGATTCTGAAATCATGTTGTTATACCAGGATGGTAAGTCCCATGAAAGGAGTGGACAAGAGACAAATCAACAGATGTGAAATTATAAATACCAGCTTGAGCAAGAAGTAAGAGGATTCTAATTCTATTTCATTATTTGTTTTGGCGTATTTGTTCGAAAATCAATTTCTCTAGAAAATTTTCCCTTTCTTATGTTTTTGTCCCCCCAAAACGATGGAGATTGCAAGAAGTAAGGGTTTTTGAACTCGTTTTTAGTCTACGAATCTACATCACTCTCACTCCTCGTCTTTATAAATCTTAAGCTTATCGAGGGTTGATTTGATGTATTCTACTAGGAAGCAAAGAAGTATCGGCATAACAATAGACTTTTAAGGGGAGACATATGAAAACATGAAACAATTGTTTACTCGTTCAGAATTAACGGTTTTGCTAATGAATGACATGCCGTTatcatgatatacatgttttgattttcttttttttcttaccGGTAACAGCCAGCTTTGTGCAGGATTTATATCTCATTCTCATGCAACATGCTACCACTTGGGTGATACAGGTTAAAAAGTTGCAGCAGCAGCTGCAGGAAGAGACCGATTTGCACTTAGCTCTAGCAAGTGCTGTTGAACATTGTAGTTCACCTTCTTCTAGTTCTCCAGGCAAGCTTCCGGATAAGGTCAGTCTCCTTCCGTGGGATTTCTGttctttttttatgttcttttctcAATTTCTGAAACTTGGATTTCAGGCCCAGGAGCTTTTAGATAGCATAGTTGTTCTCGAGATTACTGTAGCAAAGTTAGAGCAggaatttgtttataaattttcctatcaaacataccttattgaggcacttaaaattttttatagattTCTGAAGAAATGGtccttatttttgggtttttacttgttttttatttgtttacagCAAGCATTACACTAGGGACTGTGTTGATTTTGTTGGCTGAAAGGTTTATGGGGAAGAGAGTTGTTTTCTTGAAGCAACTTACTTCTGGGCTCCTTTTGGTCACCGGTGGGCATTACATATTTTACTGCTATCCTTGTTTCGTCATTGATTTGCTTACTGCTTTAAAATATTGGATGTATGATATATGTTATTCAATTGCGAGCTGGATATATGAACATGTTTGTTAAAACCCTTGTTATTGATTTCTGTAGTATTACTTCCATAGTTTCTCATTTGGTTTATTTTCTAGAAGCATTATGCTGCTTTTATCTTATAGATAAGATTTGATGGTAGCAAaccaatttaacatttaatatgcCCGAGATTGAGTGATGCTATCTTGAAATTTAATGCTTCAGAAAAGGATAAACGTGGTGAAAAATATCGATTCACTataaaattgatttgattaaaagtatattaatttaaataatattttttatttatccttaaaaatatatttaaagtttaaatttaacaaataaaacataatataatatttattataataaaaattatttgattaaaataattatttttaaatgttatgtttttagtggcgtttttgcaagaagcgtcgctaaaggtttgttctatagcggcgtttgtagtGAAAGCGCTGCTAAAGATTTTTAGCTATAGCGGCGTTTCTcgtaaaagcgtcgctaaaggccatggtctttagcgacgtttgttggagaagcgctgctaaaggtcatggtccttagcggcgtttatttctaaaaacgccgctaaagttaaCGACGCTGTCATTCGTgacattttttgcggcgctttttctaaaggcctaaaaaagcgccactaaaagcttgttttggtgtagtgaaccTATGTTGCTCTTCAAATAAGTAGCATGTTTTAATAAATTgttgttgattttattttgaattcgaGAGTATTTTCCAGTTATCTTAAtcttttgaatttaaattagtttaatttattttaaaaacatttgtaGATG
Coding sequences within it:
- the LOC121222226 gene encoding putative lysine-specific demethylase JMJ16 isoform X1: MSMRRRPWINYGQYDNSSEDEPDHGKLNQLNKRIGQASKVSDNEVEQVLKQATARWRPEEACRPDIEDVPVFYPTDEEFEDTLKYIASIRPRAEQYGICRIVPPSSKMNKECDTILVNEESYLWHLSAYELQCL
- the LOC121222226 gene encoding uncharacterized protein isoform X2, with the protein product MTCRYHDIHVLIFFFFLPVTASFVQDLYLILMQHATTWVIQVKKLQQQLQEETDLHLALASAVEHCSSPSSSSPGKLPDKQALH